Proteins encoded within one genomic window of Crocosphaera sp. UHCC 0190:
- a CDS encoding pseudouridine synthase gives MNQYILFNKPYGVLCQFTDKDNPNTPRPTLKDYIPIPDIYSVGRLDFDSEGLLLLTNNGPLKHRLSHREFAHPRTYWVQVERIPDEPTLNHLRQGVQIKDYCTRPAQVKLLATPPNLSPRNPPIRYRKTVPTSWLEITLTEGRNRQVRRMTAAIGYPTLRLVRVSIGFKTGKTLEKLSLGDLKPGEWREATKLERHSLENLSYQ, from the coding sequence ATGAATCAATATATTTTGTTCAATAAACCCTATGGAGTATTATGTCAATTTACTGATAAAGATAACCCAAATACTCCCCGTCCAACCCTTAAAGATTATATTCCAATTCCTGATATTTATTCCGTCGGAAGACTTGATTTTGATAGTGAAGGGTTATTATTATTAACGAATAATGGCCCTCTAAAACATCGTTTGTCCCATCGAGAATTTGCCCATCCTCGCACTTATTGGGTACAAGTAGAACGCATTCCTGATGAACCCACACTGAATCATTTACGTCAAGGGGTACAAATTAAAGATTATTGTACTCGTCCGGCCCAAGTAAAACTGTTAGCAACTCCCCCGAATTTATCCCCCCGTAACCCCCCTATTCGCTACCGTAAAACCGTTCCTACCTCTTGGTTAGAAATAACCTTAACTGAGGGAAGAAACCGACAAGTTAGACGGATGACTGCTGCTATAGGCTATCCTACCTTAAGATTAGTGCGGGTTTCTATCGGTTTTAAAACAGGTAAAACCCTAGAAAAATTGAGTTTAGGAGACTTAAAACCTGGAGAATGGCGCGAAGCAACTAAACTAGAAAGAC
- a CDS encoding type II toxin-antitoxin system RelE/ParE family toxin, which translates to MTDYRIEFLKTAKKELSKLSRDIQERIRNKIDTLKINPYPPDVKQLKNGDGRLRIRIGDYRIIYRVENNTLVVLVIKIGHRSKIYKQ; encoded by the coding sequence ATGACAGATTATAGAATTGAATTCCTAAAAACAGCTAAAAAAGAACTGTCAAAACTGTCTAGAGACATTCAGGAACGAATCAGAAATAAAATTGATACGTTAAAAATTAATCCTTATCCTCCTGATGTTAAACAACTCAAAAATGGTGATGGCAGATTAAGAATAAGAATAGGAGACTATAGAATTATTTATAGGGTCGAGAATAATACTTTAGTTGTTTTAGTAATTAAAATTGGCCATCGTAGTAAAATTTATAAACAATAA